The Verrucomicrobiia bacterium genome has a window encoding:
- a CDS encoding helix-turn-helix domain-containing protein: MKMNKTAKPHKASPLPRRSPCPVACSLDLFGDRWTLLIIRDLFLGRTRFRDFANSPEGIPTNILSDRLERLLEQGVIEHIPAQDGTKRLAYKLTRKGKGLGPVLEAMRDWGLAWNKDARAMLAPK, from the coding sequence ATGAAAATGAACAAGACCGCCAAACCGCACAAAGCCAGCCCCCTGCCCCGCCGGTCCCCCTGCCCCGTCGCTTGCTCGCTGGATCTTTTCGGCGACCGCTGGACGCTGCTCATCATTCGCGATCTTTTCCTGGGGCGGACTCGTTTCCGCGATTTTGCAAATTCGCCCGAAGGTATTCCGACCAACATCCTGAGCGACCGGCTCGAACGGCTTCTTGAGCAAGGCGTCATCGAACACATTCCGGCGCAGGATGGCACCAAGCGCCTGGCTTATAAGCTGACCAGAAAAGGCAAGGGTTTGGGGCCCGTGCTGGAAGCGATGCGAGATTGGGGGCTGGCGTGGAACAAGGATGCGCGAGCAATGCTGGCGCCCAAATAG